The genomic stretch GTTATAGATCTCTGGGAGATTCGCCCCTTCCTGCTGAATTGTAGGCACTGGAAATTAATTCATATCCGTGCCTGAGTTCACAATTATAATTTTTCTTTAATTTGTTTTATAGTCAATCCTTCTTCTTCTTTCATTACACGAATTTCCTCAAGTCGCTTTAGTGCTAATTCACGCGGGTATCTTCTTGTCAGTCTTATATCCTCTTGCTCAAATGAGATCATATCCTCTTCCGTGTAATATTTAATGGTACTGTATCGAACTCCAGAAAGTTCAACCAACTCACTGATACTCACATACTCTGATGATGAAATTTTATCTAAACTTCTTTTTCTCCCCATATTTTTCACCCCTATGTTGCTGCAATACTTGGAGCTATATTCCAGAATCAAGATTTATGAGAGCTGTATAAATCGTTCTAATTTTTTTATAAATGTCCTCTTTACGTAATATCTCTAGTTTTTGCTTTAAAGTTTTTTGTTCGTAATCAGAAAAATAATCGTTTAACATATTTTTAATGTTTAAAAATAACACCAAGGCTAATGTATGATCTTCTACATTCCCATGTTCTAATAACTCAGCTCGTATTTTCTCTACGATGTGGTTCCGTGTATTGGCTACATCCAAATATTTTTTAACTGGAACAATAAATAAAACTTCCGTATTTTCAATCTCTAGAACTCCTTTATCCGCAAGGCTTTCTATAACCATTTTATAAATTTCTTTTTGTTTAAAGTAGTAAAAGTAAGAAACCCACTCCTTAAGTTTCTTTGGTTTCTCAGCAGTAATAATCTCGAGTAATCTGTCCAGATATTTTTCACCTGTGGATGCTGAGTTAGAAATTCTGACTGTATCATCGTCTTCAAATGTAACATTGCCATTTATAGAAAGTTCCACTATACAAGCCATTACCGTATACAAGCCAACATGCATTCGAAAAATAGACTTTAGCATATTAGTTTCACTATCTAATGCAAGTAAGACAAACTCTTGGG from Paenibacillus sp. FSL H8-0548 encodes the following:
- a CDS encoding MerR family transcriptional regulator; protein product: MGRKRSLDKISSSEYVSISELVELSGVRYSTIKYYTEEDMISFEQEDIRLTRRYPRELALKRLEEIRVMKEEEGLTIKQIKEKL
- a CDS encoding GPP34 family phosphoprotein translates to MLKNLSIPQEFVLLALDSETNMLKSIFRMHVGLYTVMACIVELSINGNVTFEDDDTVRISNSASTGEKYLDRLLEIITAEKPKKLKEWVSYFYYFKQKEIYKMVIESLADKGVLEIENTEVLFIVPVKKYLDVANTRNHIVEKIRAELLEHGNVEDHTLALVLFLNIKNMLNDYFSDYEQKTLKQKLEILRKEDIYKKIRTIYTALINLDSGI